The Verrucomicrobiota bacterium DNA window GGTCCTGCTGATCTTCACGGTCCATGATTGTGAACCCGGGCCGGAAGCCGACCTCCTGAGGATGCCGGCGGAGAAGACGATTCCCAACCGAATGAAAGGTGCCGCCCCAGATTGCCCGGGTCTCGAGCGGCAGCAGCGTTTGCACCCGCGCCAGCATTTCGCGAGCCGCCTTATTGGTAAAAGTCAGCAGGAGAATGCTTTGAGGCTCCACGCCGTTGTCCAGCAGCCAGGCAACCCGGTAAGTCAGGGTTCGCGTTTTCCCGCTGCCCGCGCCGGCCAGAACCAGAGCGGGTCCGGGAGACGCCGTCACGGCGGCGTATTGCTGGTCGTTCAGTTCCGCCCGGTAATCAATCGAACTCGCGGCGACCGTCGGCAGCTGTTTGAGGTGATATTCGCGAGGCATCTTAACGCGTTACTGATAACTGGTAACGGGTAACTAGTAACCGGTTATCAGGGATTCGTCACCAGCTACCCGTTACTCATTACCCGCTACCCGTTACGCGTTACGCGTTACTCATTACCCGTTACCCGTTACCCGTTACGCGTTACCGGTTACCGGTTCCAGATCCGGTGGAAGAGGCCGTCATCCGCAAAGAACATTTGCCGGACCGCGCCCCACCCTCCGAACGCCTGGTCCACGTCGATCAACTCGGCCGATGGGTATTTTCCCTGATACTGCGCCGCGACGGCCGGATCATTCGGCCGGTAATAAAACCTGGCCGCAATCTGCTGGGCTTCGGTTGAGAAGAGAAAGTCCAGGTAAGCCTGCGCCAATTCCCGGTTGTGGTGTTCCTGTACCGCGGGTTCCACCAGGGCGACCGGAAAATCAACCGGCATGGTGAGCGGCGGGACAACCACGTCGATCTGATCCGAACCGAACCGGGACCGGATCAGGCCGGCCTCAGCCTCATACGTCAGCAACACGTCACCCGTGCCGTGCGCGGCAAAAGTCGTGGTGGCACCTCTCGACCCGGTATCGAGCGTCGGCACGCGCCGGCAAAACTCTTGCAGGAACGTTTCGGCCGCCTTTTGGTCCCCGCCGGACGCCCGCAGGGCGTACCCGTAAGCGCCGAGAAAAGCGTACCGTGCGGTTCCGCTCGTCTTCGGGTCCGCCACGATGATTTCCGTTCCCGGCTTGACCAGGTCGTTCCAGTTTCTGAGGCTTTTCGGATTGCCGGCCCGGACGACAAAGACAATGACGGAGCGATACGGCGATGCGTGGTAGGGAAAACGGGTGGCCCAATCCGGCGCGACCCGTCGGGCACGCACCAGGACGTCGATATCAGTCACCTGATTGAGCGTCACAACGTCGGCCTCCAGGCCGTCGATGATCGCCCGAGCTTGAACGCTGGAGCCGGCATGCGACTGCTCAATTTCCGGCTCGTTACCGGTACGTTGCCGCCAGACCCCGGCGAACGCGGCGTTGACGTCGCGGTAAAACTCGCGCGAGAGGTCGTAAGACGCATTCAGCAGCGTGTCGGCCTGAACAGAAAATGCCGCCACAGCAAATGCCACAAATGCCACAAGCGGATACACCGTGGCGAGTAACGGGTAACGCGTAACGCGTAACGGGTGCCGAGCAGGGTTCGGAGTTCGGGGTTTGGAGTTCGGAATTCGGAGAGGCATCCTGGGTGCTGGAGGCTGGTGTGAAGTGAAATGCCACGAGTAAAGAACGGCAACGCTGCCCGGCCGTCCCTTAATCTGTGTAGTCCGTGGATGTTCTCTCTCTCTTCTTCTGCGTTGTCTGCGTGTTCTGCGGATAATTTTTCTGCGTAATCTGTGGATGCTCTAAGCGCCGCCCAGGTAGGATTCGCGCACGAGGCTGCTGGCCCTCAGCTTGCTCGAGGCATCCTCAAGGATGATGCGGCCCGTTTCCAGCACGTAACCGTAATCGGAAATTTCCAGGGCGAGGTTCGCGTTCTGTTCCACCAGCAGGATCGTGATGCCGAGTTCACGGTTAATTTCAACGATCTTGGCGAAAATCGTCTTCACGAGGATCGGCGCGATCCCGAGCGACGGTTCGTCCAGCATCAGAAACCGCGGCTTGCTCATCAAGGCGCGGCCGATGGCGAGCATCTGCTGTTCGCCGCCGCTCAGGGTGCCTGCCACCTGGTGCTCGCGTTCTTTAAGCCGCGGAAAGGTGTTGAAGACGTAATCGTAATCTTTCTTCAGACCATCTTTGTCCGACCGGCGGTAAGCGCCCATCCGCAGATTCTCCAGGACCGTCAGGTTCGAGAAAATCATCCGGCCTTCAGGCACTTGCGTCACGCCGAGCGCGACGATCCGGTGCGGCGGACGGTTGGTGATGTCCTCACCTCCCAGCAGGATTTTGCCGGCGCGCGCCTTCAGAAGCCCGGAAATGGCGCGCAGGGTTGTCGATTTGCCGGCCCCATTGCTGCCGACCAGCGTGATGATTTTTCCTTTCTCGACCTTGAGGCTGATC harbors:
- a CDS encoding ABC transporter ATP-binding protein translates to MLEVQDLEVAYGSITALHRISLKVEKGKIITLVGSNGAGKSTTLRAISGLLKARAGKILLGGEDITNRPPHRIVALGVTQVPEGRMIFSNLTVLENLRMGAYRRSDKDGLKKDYDYVFNTFPRLKEREHQVAGTLSGGEQQMLAIGRALMSKPRFLMLDEPSLGIAPILVKTIFAKIVEINRELGITILLVEQNANLALEISDYGYVLETGRIILEDASSKLRASSLVRESYLGGA
- a CDS encoding sulfate ABC transporter substrate-binding protein — encoded protein: MAFAVAAFSVQADTLLNASYDLSREFYRDVNAAFAGVWRQRTGNEPEIEQSHAGSSVQARAIIDGLEADVVTLNQVTDIDVLVRARRVAPDWATRFPYHASPYRSVIVFVVRAGNPKSLRNWNDLVKPGTEIIVADPKTSGTARYAFLGAYGYALRASGGDQKAAETFLQEFCRRVPTLDTGSRGATTTFAAHGTGDVLLTYEAEAGLIRSRFGSDQIDVVVPPLTMPVDFPVALVEPAVQEHHNRELAQAYLDFLFSTEAQQIAARFYYRPNDPAVAAQYQGKYPSAELIDVDQAFGGWGAVRQMFFADDGLFHRIWNR